The segment TTAGTATTTGAGAGACAGGGCCACCAGACTCATTCATGTAACAATCGCCACGCACAAGTAAGAGATCCACACCCGGGAGATATGAATTCACTTTGTAAATGAACGCGCCGTGTTGGTTAGTCCACTTTTCAATTTTTGGTGTTTGCAGCTTAGCCGCAAGTTGCTCTAAGCAACAAACACCTACGTTATGCCTAGTATTTCTGTAGCGCGCTCCAGGATTTCCCAACCCGACTACGACAAACACTACGAGCGCCCCACCACGTTACTTTTTATCTGCCTTCTTTGCATCAGCCTTAGCATCAGCGGCAGGTGCTGCAGCAGCCCCTTCAGCAGTCGCAGCTTCCCCTTCAGCAGTCGCAGCAGCAACAGGAGTTTCAAGTTGCATTTCTTTAGCAGTAATCGCACTGACAATTGACGTCTTAGGATCAGTTTTAAGACGAACCCCTTCAGGCATTTGTAAGTCTGCAGCGTGAATTGAATGGCCTTCTGCTAAACCGCTAATATCAACCGTGAGCTGATCGGGAATCGCTGTTGGCAAGCACTCAACTTCGACTTCATAGCCTGTTTGGTTGAGAATCGCATCACCACTCTTCACTGCAGGACATTCACCAGTTAACTCTACAGGAACTGGCACAGTAATCTTTTTACCTTCATGAATTGAGTAAAAATCAACATGCATGACTTCGTCACGCAATGGTTCAATTTGCGCATCTTTTACCAGCGCCATCATACCATTTAATTTACTATCCACGCTAGTAAAGCGAAAAAGCTGTGTTTGTT is part of the bacterium genome and harbors:
- a CDS encoding 50S ribosomal protein L25, translating into MQIIDIEVSARNDLGTGKSNTARRQGLVPGVVYSEGTPALPLLVNGREYGKKVYGKKQTQLFRFTSVDSKLNGMMALVKDAQIEPLRDEVMHVDFYSIHEGKKITVPVPVELTGECPAVKSGDAILNQTGYEVEVECLPTAIPDQLTVDISGLAEGHSIHAADLQMPEGVRLKTDPKTSIVSAITAKEMQLETPVAAATAEGEAATAEGAAAAPAADAKADAKKADKK